The following nucleotide sequence is from Anaerobiospirillum thomasii.
TTCTGATCTATCAACCCATACTCTTATTTTTGGCACTACAGGCTCTGGCAAGACGCGCTTTTATGATCTGCTGTGCTTTCAGGCTATAGAGCGCGGTGAATGTGTAATTGTCCTTGATCCAAAGGGCGACAGGGATCTGCGCAATACATTGGACACAGCCTGCTCCCTATGTGGCAGAGCAGGTGATTTTCTTGAGTTAGATTATATGCATCACAGTACATCATGCTCCTTAAATCCCCTCTCAGCCACAGCCACAGATACAGCCATAGCACAGAGAATAGCTTCCCTTTTAGGTGGCAGCGGATCTGCCGAGAGTTTTAAAAGTGCAGCCTTTCAGGCCTTAGCTGCAGGTGTCGGCTGTCTGCGCTTTAACGGACAGGCTATAACCATAGATGCCATAAGAGAGACTATTGTCAATCATGACAATTATGCAAAGTGCCTCTATGACTTTGTAAAAAAGACAGTGCAGAGTCTTGATAAAACCGATGTCACTGAGTTTTTCAGACGCCTTGGCAGTGTACCCAAGCTCAAAAGCGCCATTTGTCCCATAAGCCCTGACAATCTTGAAAAGATTTACTCCTATATGGTAAGCAAGGGCTATATACAGCATGATCCTGCCTTTTTTACCATAAAGAGCATGGCACTTTATGACAGAGCCTATTATCTTAAAATGACGGCAATTGTCCATCCAGTGCTCAATGCCCTGTGCGCAGGCTCTTTGTATCAGCTGCTCTCATCAGACAGAGCCATACTTACAGGCCTGCGTGAGATTATTGATAAGAAAAAAGTTTTGTATGTACCGCTTTACAGTCTGTCAAATGCCACATTAGGCTCCTATCTTGGCCGTCTTATCTTAAGTGAGCTGTCACACTGTGCCGGCGATATTTATGCACGAGGCGTCACAGGGGACAGAGTCAGTATCTATGTAGATGAGGCCTCTGAGATAGCAGATGAGCCATTAGTACAGCTTTTAAACAAAGCCCGCGGTGCCAACTTTGCCCTTACGGTTGCCACACAGTCTTTTGATGATCTGGTCAAAAGAGCAGGCTCTGAGGCTGCTGCACATCAGATTATAGCCAACTGCAATACCATAATCTCACTTAGAGTGCTTGACAGTCATACAGCCTCTGTTATCTGCTCGCGCATGCCTGTCACCACCATCAGCAAGATCTCAACGTCAAACAGCTACTCAAACTCTGACAGCCTTAATGTATCAACAGCCACTACACGCTCTGTAAGTTTGCATGAAAGCTCACTTGTCAATGAGCAGCTTTTAATGAATCTGCCCGATCTTGAGTTTTTTGCAAAGCTTGCAGGCTCACAGGTAGTCAAGGGCATACTGCCTTTATCTATTGCACACTAAGGATTTATATATGCAAAAATCCATAATGCTTTTAATGCGTACATCAGCAACGGCCCTGCTCTTGAGTCTTATCTTTATCTGTATTTCAGCCTTTGATGTAAATCATCTTTTCTCTATGGCTGTAATACACGAGAGTGAGCAGCAGCTTTACTATTATGATAAAGATCTTATGCTTGCAACCTACAAAAGCGTTGGTGCCTTTGTAGATACGCACAGCCTTGATAAATACCTTGGCTATGTAAATCTTGATGCACTTGACGATCTTATTATTGTGCGCTTTTTAATGCCTTTTTATTATCTCAAATTGCAGCTTTTAGGCTTTTTTATCTTTTGTATGTCCTCTCTTGGCTACTATAAAAAAACCTATGAGTTAAAGCATATTGCCGAGCAGAAAATGCGCATTGCACGTATGCACGGCCCTCTTATAAGCCTTATCTTTTTTATATTGTGTATACAGCCTTTAATCTGTCATGCCCTGCTTGGCATCAGCCTTATGCTTTTTGCCATTTATATTATTGTCAACAAATACTACTATCTGATGGGACTTAGCTCAGATGCATAATTTTATACAAAAAATCTTTTGTAAAAACTCTAAAGACACAGAGGAACAACCACAGGCAGTCACCAGAGAACAAAAACTGCCTTTACTGCATGATACGGATAATATCAGATTTTTTGCCTATACTGATACTTTGAGTATATTGCAGGAAAATGCAGATCTTATAGATGCCATCTATGAGAGATTTTCAACTCTTGATAAGGAGGCATTTGCCGAGCGCATCTACCCTATTTTGCATTTTTTTGCCGATCATATGTCAATTGTGCCAGCCTCACAGGGCTGTCATGACAGTGACAGCGCCGGTCTTTTCAGGCATTCACTGTATGTGGCATCATTAGCCCTTGAGTTTTATCATACTGACAATACCTTTGTGCTGCGCCGCAGATCTTATGACAATCTTTTTTATGATGAAAGAGCGCTTTTGATTCTTGCCATGCTCCATGACTTTACTAAAATTGTCACTGATATGGATATTTATGCAGATGATAAGTGCTATAACTTTTATACAGCCACATTAGATCTGTTTTTAAAACAGTATCTTAAAGAGAGCAGCTATATAAGAGTTGTCTTTAAGGATAAAAGAGGCCGCTGCCATGATAATGTGCAGCTAAAAGCCATCATCTCCTCACTGCTCTTAATGCGCCTTGATAATTTAATCCCTCTGCTCTCTTGCGGTCATGATCCTATTGAGCTTTTGAGTTTTGACAGCACCAATATCTATCACAATGCCATTGCCATCTGCGACAGAAGCGCTGTAAGACAAAATCACAGCACTTACAATCTGCAGTTTTTAAAACCGGCTATGTCTTTTAAAAGCTATCTGCGCATGTGTGTTATAAATCTTATCAAATCTTTGAGCTATGAGATAAACTCTCTTGAGGCGCAGATCTTTGTAACAACACAGGGTGTGCTCTTTGCGGCCTGCTCACAGCCATTTTTAGATCTGCTTATGCTTGTGCATGAGCATAGCTCTGGCTGTAATTTTAAGGATGATGACATCATACTGCAGACACCTGTCAATGTTATGCGCAAGGCAGGCTTGTTAAAAATGTATGGCACTGCCAGGGTTATTGCCTATCATCGCCTGGATCTTTATGACTGCACTGTCTTTGTCAAAGGCATAATGTTTGTAACTGATACAGATGATCTCTACAGCCTTGACTGTCACATGCTAGAGAGCAAGGATCCGCAAATTGCATCCCTTTTAGCCTACTTTAACGATAAAGAGGGACGTGAGCCTGAAATAATCTGTGTTAAAAACCGCTCAGCTCTGCCCTACTATCTTGATGAGAGTGTCATGGCCAATATTGAGGTCAAATACCTCTCCTTAGAGCAAAGCTATCTGCAGTATGAAAAGGATATGACCAATGCCAGCAAGAGACGCTACAAAAGAAAAATGAGTGCTGTTTCATCTATGGTGACTCAGGCTAAAAAGCTCTCTGTCATTGATATACAAAGAGAGCTTGAGCTTTTACAAAGTGAGACAGAGACAGACAGTTTAATGCCTGCAGATATGGTACAAGATGGCACAGAGCAGAGCTCTTTGGACAATACAGCTTTGAGCAGTCAGAATACAGATAAAAAAGACATTTCTGTTAAAAAGGTCCGTACACGCAGAAAAGCTGCAGTATCAGATACACAAGATAAGAGCGATAATGAGGATAATATTAAAGTTGCCCCTGCAAGAAAAGGCAGGGCTAAAGCTGTAACAACAGCTGATGCTGACACTGAGGTTAAAAAGATTGGCAGACGCAGCAAAAAATGCGCAGTTTTAGATGGTGATATGGCAGCTAATACACAAAACAGTGCGGATAATGCTGCTGCCACAGCTATAGCTGCAGAGGCTGTAAACATGACAGATGCATCTGACAGTAAGGCAGGTGCAGACAATAAAGCAGGTAAAAGCACTAAAGATACACATAATGATACCACAGAGGATCACAATATAGATGACAGTGAACCTGTACAGGAAAAACCTGAGGTGGTTATTGATTTTAATGCCCTGCAGCAGACTTTAAATGAAATTGAGCAGCATGAGAGCAAGGAGCAGAAGGAGTAGACAATAAAAAACCCGCTCATTGTTCAATGGCGGGCCTTTTTAGTACTAAGACTTATTATTTTTTGTCGTTAGTATCATCAACAGTAGGTGCATCAGTTTCTGATACAACAGGAATGTCTTCGGTTACAGCCTCAGGAGCTGCACTCTGAGTTGCTGTTGTCTCAGTCTCAAGATTTGAGAATGAATCAGTGGTCTGATGTGCATTTTTCTGCATCCAGCCAATAAAGAGGCAGATACCGAAGAATAAAATGACACAAGCCCAGGTAGCGCGGGTTAAAAAGCCGCCTGAACCTGCTGAGCCAAATACTGTATTTGATGCGCCGGCGCCGAAGGAGGCTCCCATACCAGCACCTTTGCCCTGCTGTATAAGGATCAGGGCGACCATGGCAATGGCCACAATCAGAAATAAAACAATAACAATTTCGTACATAACAATGTCCGGTTAATTAAACCTATGGCGCAACATAATACTAAGTTTTGCGCCATAAATCAAGTATTATGAGCCTTCGGCCTGAGTTCTTATAACATTGGCAATACGCTGTGCCATGGTGTGCACAATATCACGGCTCTCACCCTCAACCATGACGCGAACCACAGGCTCTGTGCCAGATTTGCGCAGCAGTACACGTCCCTGACCGCCAAGCTCGTGCTCAACTGCCTTGACCTCACTTTGCACCTTGTGATCAGATAAGGCATCAAAACCTGTAACAGTGCGCAGATTGATAAGCTCCTGCGGATACATTGTCAGATCCTTTAACAGCTCGCTAAGTGGTTTATCCTGACGCATACAGGCCTTTAATACCTGCAGAGCAGATACAATACCATCGCCGGTGCTTACATAATCAAGACATATAATATGACCTGAGTTCTCACCGCCAAGTCTCCAGCCCTTGCTTAAAAGCTGCTCCATCACATAGCGATCGCCTACAGCAGAGCGGGTAAACTCTATGCCCTTCTGTCCCAATGCCTTTTCAAGCCCTAGATTGGACATTAAAGTACCTACTACACCGCCGCGTAATTTATTCTGTGACAGTCTGTCACAGGCTATGATGTATAAAAGAGCATCGCCGTCTAGCAGATGACCTTCAGAGTCAACCATCATGACACGATCGCCGTCACCGTCAAAGGCAATACCAAGGTCGGCCTTTGAGGCCAATACCTTTTCAATAAGTTTTGATGGATGGGTTGAGCCGCACTCATCATTGATGTTGATACCATCTGGATTACTGCCAATGGTGATGACTGTGGCACCAAGCTCTCTGAATACAAGAGGAGCTACATGATAGGTGGCACCGTTGGCACAGTCTATGACGATCTTAAGACCGTCAAGGGATAGATGGGTGGCAAAGGTGCTCTTGCAGAATTCAACATAGCGGCCTGGTGCATCATCCTGTCTGTAGGCTCTGCCAAAGTTTGACGGATCGGCCAGCACCATTTCCTCCTCAAGAGCCTTTTCAATCTCAAGCTCTACATCATCAGGCAGCTTGGTGCCCTCTGCTGAGAAGAATTTAATGCCGTTATCATAGTATGGATTGTGTGAGGCAGAGATGACAACACCAAGATCCGCTCTAAAGGCCCGTGTCAGATATGAAATGGCAGGTGTAG
It contains:
- a CDS encoding TraI domain-containing protein: MHNFIQKIFCKNSKDTEEQPQAVTREQKLPLLHDTDNIRFFAYTDTLSILQENADLIDAIYERFSTLDKEAFAERIYPILHFFADHMSIVPASQGCHDSDSAGLFRHSLYVASLALEFYHTDNTFVLRRRSYDNLFYDERALLILAMLHDFTKIVTDMDIYADDKCYNFYTATLDLFLKQYLKESSYIRVVFKDKRGRCHDNVQLKAIISSLLLMRLDNLIPLLSCGHDPIELLSFDSTNIYHNAIAICDRSAVRQNHSTYNLQFLKPAMSFKSYLRMCVINLIKSLSYEINSLEAQIFVTTQGVLFAACSQPFLDLLMLVHEHSSGCNFKDDDIILQTPVNVMRKAGLLKMYGTARVIAYHRLDLYDCTVFVKGIMFVTDTDDLYSLDCHMLESKDPQIASLLAYFNDKEGREPEIICVKNRSALPYYLDESVMANIEVKYLSLEQSYLQYEKDMTNASKRRYKRKMSAVSSMVTQAKKLSVIDIQRELELLQSETETDSLMPADMVQDGTEQSSLDNTALSSQNTDKKDISVKKVRTRRKAAVSDTQDKSDNEDNIKVAPARKGRAKAVTTADADTEVKKIGRRSKKCAVLDGDMAANTQNSADNAAATAIAAEAVNMTDASDSKAGADNKAGKSTKDTHNDTTEDHNIDDSEPVQEKPEVVIDFNALQQTLNEIEQHESKEQKE
- the glmM gene encoding phosphoglucosamine mutase, with translation MKRKYFGTDGVRGKVGVFPITPDFVMRLGQAAGRVLSKGHGSRVIIGKDTRLSGYMLEAALESGFAASGVSTVLLGPMPTPAISYLTRAFRADLGVVISASHNPYYDNGIKFFSAEGTKLPDDVELEIEKALEEEMVLADPSNFGRAYRQDDAPGRYVEFCKSTFATHLSLDGLKIVIDCANGATYHVAPLVFRELGATVITIGSNPDGININDECGSTHPSKLIEKVLASKADLGIAFDGDGDRVMMVDSEGHLLDGDALLYIIACDRLSQNKLRGGVVGTLMSNLGLEKALGQKGIEFTRSAVGDRYVMEQLLSKGWRLGGENSGHIICLDYVSTGDGIVSALQVLKACMRQDKPLSELLKDLTMYPQELINLRTVTGFDALSDHKVQSEVKAVEHELGGQGRVLLRKSGTEPVVRVMVEGESRDIVHTMAQRIANVIRTQAEGS
- the secG gene encoding preprotein translocase subunit SecG, yielding MYEIVIVLFLIVAIAMVALILIQQGKGAGMGASFGAGASNTVFGSAGSGGFLTRATWACVILFFGICLFIGWMQKNAHQTTDSFSNLETETTATQSAAPEAVTEDIPVVSETDAPTVDDTNDKK
- a CDS encoding type IV secretion system DNA-binding domain-containing protein; the encoded protein is MFIKKINLLYVHSLTGDYLIKHFVLILIGFVLIFASDISTGALILPFIAGICLIPFPYVHALKILIAHRKMHALEAVDRLNFSAFIFDKKLKYLKRHIRDFKEQSGAEPKNLPYSRAPLIASHCLRSDRTCTLIGKNYNHKHKDSIRPVNIRSHLYLKEHSFAKDFIDKSLVFLGSGFIWNTAHLRASYRSLSEAQQSKAHGLALIHALDVDNYKSLCFASSDLSTHTLIFGTTGSGKTRFYDLLCFQAIERGECVIVLDPKGDRDLRNTLDTACSLCGRAGDFLELDYMHHSTSCSLNPLSATATDTAIAQRIASLLGGSGSAESFKSAAFQALAAGVGCLRFNGQAITIDAIRETIVNHDNYAKCLYDFVKKTVQSLDKTDVTEFFRRLGSVPKLKSAICPISPDNLEKIYSYMVSKGYIQHDPAFFTIKSMALYDRAYYLKMTAIVHPVLNALCAGSLYQLLSSDRAILTGLREIIDKKKVLYVPLYSLSNATLGSYLGRLILSELSHCAGDIYARGVTGDRVSIYVDEASEIADEPLVQLLNKARGANFALTVATQSFDDLVKRAGSEAAAHQIIANCNTIISLRVLDSHTASVICSRMPVTTISKISTSNSYSNSDSLNVSTATTRSVSLHESSLVNEQLLMNLPDLEFFAKLAGSQVVKGILPLSIAH